AAAAAGTGTGTAATTTAAGAAAAGCAAAACTAGTAGATAAATTAAGTGCATTAGAACTATATCGATATTCGATATTTTTTAGAAATTACATTGAAAATGTAGCAGAAGACTGTCTCAAGAACGGACTTGTTCTTGAGAGTACTGGTCGCAATGTTAGTGAGGCGAAACTTTCTAGATTAAAGGTGCAACTTAAGAATGCGCTTTTAAATTGTATTATAAGCTACCGTTTTCATGGAATTGAATATGTTTTAGTAAAAACTAAAGACACACTACTAGACCTTAAAGAACCCGTCAATTAGAGCTACCTATTGGATTTGAACACTTTGATCATGAATCTACAGCGCCTTTAATAACTAGGAGTTAGCTATTTTAAAAGAAAAGTTATTCTCATTTTGAGAAAAGGAGTTAAAAAGTGATTGAAAATGAAGAAAAAGAAGACTTGCAAGTACAAGTTAAAGAAAAACAGCAAGTTAAATCTGATACCAAGGTTATAAGTTTTGGGGAATATGAAGAGTATATTCGCCTTAAAGAACAAGCAAATAATGTAAAACCTAAAGAGATAAATCGTGATTTAAGTATAAATTAGCGAATAACAAAAGAATTTGCATCAAAGTATGAATCTTATAGAAAAGAAAGAAAGTACAAAAAAAGAAAATAGAATTATAATATCACTTGGCGTGTAGTGATATTATAATTCTATTTATATTTATTCATTAAATTCTTTAAGATTTTGTATTATTTCGTCAATTTCTTTTTGTACATTAATTGTATAGCTAAGCACTTTTATAACTTTCTCAAGATGTTCAATTTCGTCTTCATTTTCATTAATAATAAGTTCTTTACCTTTTCTATACTTTAAGTAGCTTTTAAGTACTTGATAACTCCCAATTTCGTATTCATATACTTCTTTAGCTACATTAGTAAAACAACATGTTGAATTATAGTAAAGTTCTTTTGTATCTTCTTTATAAGTAATTTTCTCTACAATGCGATTATAATCTCCAGTGTGATTACCAATACTATTGTTGAGCTTTAAATTATCTTTTAATAAATGAGAATTAATGAGTTTAGTTCCAAGCTTACTAAGCTTTAAAAATGTATCTACATTATCTACAAATATAATTTTAGGAAAATCTATTTTTAAAAACTCAATAAATCGAGTTCGATAAATATTTGAATAAAGAATTGAGTAAATATATCCAAGTATTTCTTCTGGAGTAAACTCTTTACTATACTTATTTTTAATAAAATCTTTAAAAGTAGTATTAAAATTTTTCTTTTTTATACTTTCAAATGCACCTCTATCCTCTTTTATATAAAGTGGAAAAAAATATGATTTGCTGCAAATACAATCTCTGTTAACAATAACAGAAGCAATCAAAGCATGACAAAAACTACTTGTTGATAAAAGTCTTGTTGTAATAATCCCTATGTTATCCTTAACTTCTAAAATATGTTTCATTGTTTTATAAATAGGTCTTGCTACAATTCCTTTACTTTTAGAATAATAAATAAATCTATTATCAAAAGGTTTGTAAGTTATTTGCTTCACATAACTTGGATCAATATTTGTAGATTTTAGAAACTCTTGTACTTTTGTTAAATTCCAATTTTCAGTATCTTTTTCTATGCCGTATTTATTTCTTGCATCTTGTTCTGATAAATTTACTAAATTTTTAAGCTTATCTAAAAGCTCTTTTTTTGTATAGTCAATCGCTATATTATCTTTAGCGGTCGATGCACCAATACTAAATTCAATAAAAATATTTTTTAAAGAAATACCTTCGCTATAAATATTCTCAACATTTAAATCTTTTTTAACAAAAAAATAATTAGGTTCTTTATATTCTAACTTTTTAAAATTAGTAGTAAAGATATTGTTATTATCTAAAAATTCATATTTTTCTTTCCTTTTGCCTTTTATGCTACTGTAGTAAACATTTGCTAATTTATTCTTTTTTGACTCATTTTTATGTTTAATAAAAATACTAATCGCAACACCAGTTTGAATATCAAATACATTTTGGTCTGAACTGCCATCATCGGTCTTTTCTTTTTTTCTTGAGTCTCCATGTAAATTAAGAATATAAATTTCGTCAAATGTATTTAAAAGATGAAATCTCATTCCTCTGAATGTTACGTTATCAAGGTATCCATTATTTGTAATAATCCCAATAAGTCCCTCATTAGAATCTTCAATATTATTCTCTGCAAATCTAATAAACTTAACATAATCATCATTAAGTGATGATATTGTTTTTTCATTTAGAGGCTCATTTTTTATTTCTTTATATTTTTTTATTAAATCAAGTATATATTTATTATTATTTTTTGACCCTGCATTATAAGGAGGATTGCCAAGTATTACCAATATTTTACTTTCTTTAATTTTATTGGCTTCTTTAGTCTCTTTTGTAATATCTTTTAAAAAAGCTAAAGGTAAATATTTTTGATCTACCTGTTTTTTAAAATCAATTGTATTAGTTAAATACACTTTAAGTCTTGAATCTTTACTACTAAAATCAACTTCGCAAATTTCTTTTAAATATTGACTTAATTTAAGATGTGCTACAGCATAAGGTGCCATTAAGTATTCAAAACCATATAAGTTTTTAAGTATATGTAGATTAATATAGTCTTTTTGTCTACCAGATTCCTTTGGAATTTCTTTTAATATTATCGTGCGAATAACTTCAAGTAAAAATGTACCAGTCCCTGTTGCAAAGTCTAGTACTGTAACTTTGTCTTTATTTGCAAAACCTTTATCTAAGTTAAATTCTCCTTTAAGTATTTCATTTAAACTGCTAACAATAAAATTAACAATTGAACTAGGAGTATAGTAAACCCCTTTTGCTTTTCTTAAATTAGCATCGTACTTAGCAAGAAAATCTTCATAAAAATAAAGGTATGGATCTTTTGAATTTTCTTTATTACTGGTAAATGAAAATTCATTAAAAATAAGTTCTGTATCAATATTATTTACTATGCTTATAATACTTTCTAAAATCCATTTTAAGCAATCAAATTCACTATCTTTATGAATATCTTTAATTAGTTTTATAATATTTTGTATTAATGAAAAATTAGTAGGTATAAAGCTTTCTATATTGCTAAAATCAATTTCTGTATTACTTTTATTATTAAGACGAGCAATGAATAGCCCATAAGTAATAGTTTGTGCAATTGAATCTGAAAATTCAGAAATACTAAAATCATTACTATAAACACTTTCTTTAAGTATTCTACAAGTTGATACTAAGGTATTAAGTTCTCCTAGTTTTTCTTCATCAATATTTAAATCTAATTTTTCCTCATTTACTTTTAAGTTTGATTCTATCTCTTCTTTTAGGGATCTAGTTTTACTTGCAAGCAAAGTAGCTAATATTTTAACACTTTTAATTTTTTCAAAATGAGAATTAAAGAATTCATCTAGTATATTTATAACTTTAGTTAATTTATTTCTATCAAGCTTAATATTCTTACTATTTAATTCTTCTTTAGTGAGTAAAACTTCTCTTAATTTAACTTCCCTATCTTTAATCCAAATAAACTCAATATAATTTGTAAGAAGTATATTTCGTGTTATATTTTTATATTTTCCAATTTGGGAACTTTTAAGTGTTTCGTTTAGATTTTGCTCAACTTTCTTAACTTCAACACAACCTATTATTCCATTATTAATATTATTAATAACCACATAATCAGGTGATCCAAAGCCCTCTTTGCTTCGCCTTGGCTCATGCTGAATAGCAATACTTGAATTTTGATTAATTTTATTAAAATCATTAAGTAGATTTTCTAAATGAGTTCTGTTAGAATGCTCTGTTTTTTCTTCTAATTTTGTACTTCTTAGATTAGCTATATATTCTTTTGCTTTTTTGAATAGAGACTCATTATTATTCATTTTTATAAGGATAAAAGATATATAATTTAATATCAACTAAACTATATATTTGAAAAAACTATTTTTGTTCTTAGTATATAACAAAAATAAAACTTTCTAAGTTTCGATATATTGCTTTCATGTCAAAATTTAATTTTTCAAATTTTTTTGAATTTTTAGTTTTAATATTATTACTATTGCTACTATCTATAGTAAATTCTTTATTATTTTTTTTATTGTCTAATAATACGATTTTTTTCATTAAACATACTAAAAGAGCTTTTAATAATATTCTTAAATATTTACTATTTATATCACTTGAATCATTTGTAGTTTGCCTTTTAAGCTGTTTAAATACATTAAATGCATGTTGGCGCAAGTTCAATGCTTGCATATTGCTTAAATGCACGTATAAATCCCAATTCTAAATTGAAACGCTCTAAATCTAATTTTTCCTTAACTTTTTTAGCTTTAACTTCTGATCTAAAAGTTTGTGCTACAAGGTGTTCAAAAGTCTCTTCACTAATTACTACTTTAGAATCTTCGTTAACAGAAGTTTCTCCACGCTCCCATTTTTGCCTCATTTTCCATACATTTACTCTAGAAACTCCTAGTCTAGCTGCTATTTCTCCATCATTTAATGAGCCTTCTCTAAAATATGCAACATACTCATCAAAAGAGCGTTTAACTTTTTTCAAGGATATTTCTCTAAAGTAACAAAGTTATCAAATTATTACTCTAAATAGTAAAGCAATTTAATAAATTATTAACATAAACTGATAAATTCTTAATACTTATTAACCACTGATCTATATTTACAATATTCATTAAATTTAAATACATAAAAATACAACTTATTTGTCTTAAATCCTTTTAAATAGGTATGTTCTATTTTTAAAAGGAGCATAAAACTATGTCAAAAGCTTTAAACGAAATATATTGTCATTCTTGTGACAAGTCTATTAAAAAAGAAGCTGAAAATTTGTATTGCTTGTGGGGTTAAAAACAAACAAGTTAAAAAATGTTATACCAGATTGGTAGCAGCATTATACTACATATTTTTTTGGTTATTTAGGAGCTCATAGATTTTACGTGGGAAAAACGAGAACCGGTATTGCATTTTTATGTATAACTCTTTTTTATCTTTTACTTACCATATTTACCATAGGTATTGGCTCAATAATTACCATACCCGTATTAGCAATGCTGGAAATTATTGTTTTTATTGACCTAATAAGAATAATAATTAAAAAATTTTAATACAAATGAAAAACAAGACTATTTGTTAGTCTTGTTTTTGGTAATTTATGTTTTCGAAAACCATTCCTCTTTTAATTTAAAAACTAATTTTTGGGCAAATCAGCCAAAATTTGTTTTTAAATTTGTTTAAATGTACTTGATTTATCTTTAGAATATGTTTCTTTAAACTTACTTTGAGCTTCTTCTCCATACTTTTCAATATAGTCAATTTTATCAGAATCTAGTTGTATTAAATAATTAAAAATCGAATCTGAATACCCTCCTATAAGTCTAATCATACCCCCAGATAGTAAAATACTATCTGTGCTTATTTTAATTTTCATAAAATATTCTATAACATCAAGAGCATCCAAAAAAACAATTTTTCTTAAATTTCCTCTAATTCTAAGAGCATCGGAAAAAACAGGACTTTTTTCATACCCATTTTTAAAATCATAGTGTCTGGTCTTTTATTTATTAAATTAAAATCTTCTTCGGAAAAAGCTCTTTTGGTTTTTGAATAATTTTTTTCTATGTTTGCACTTAAACTTAATACAAATAAAAACAAAAATATTAAAAAATTAATTTTTTTCATATCCCCTCCTAGCTTTATTATCTATATTTCAGCAATATTACTTATAATAAAAAACAAGACTAACAACAAGTACTGCTTTTGAGAATTTATGTTTTCGAAAACCGTTTTTTACTATTTTTTATCGTCTAGCTTTTTAAGCTCTTCTTCAATATTTTTAAGCGCATCATCTATAACTTTTTTTACAAAATCATTAGTATTGGTGCCATCATTAGTAGAATAACTTCCATTTACACTTAATTTTCTAGCGTACAGCAAAGCTTCTCGTCCGATTTTGCCTTGATTTTTAACTTTATCAGCATTTTCTCCAGTTTCACTATCAACTTGTTTTTTAAACTCTTCAAATTTCTTTTTAACCTCTTCTAATTCTTTTTTTCTATCCTCTTTTGTCTTTTTTGAAATACCTTTAAAATCCTTTGATTTTTCTATTTTTTTTCAAACCCCTTTTCTTTTAATTCTGAATATTCATTAACACCTTGAGCTAATTGTTCATCAGCTTGCATTAATTCTTCTTTAACTTTTGAAGAAATTTCTGATCCGAGCTTTTTAATGCCCTCGGTCAATTCTTCTTTTTTTGTATCTAAAAATCCCTTAACTTGTTGTTCTGCATTTTCCACTGATATTTTTAAATCTTTACTACTTGCATAATTCTTACAAGTAATTATCAATGCAAAAACAACACAAATAATAAAAATTAAAAATGTTTATTTTTTTCTTCATAAGTTACTCCTGCTCCATAGATCTCAAGCTTAACACAATACCTAATAATTACAATTTTTAGTTTTTGATACAATGTAAATTGTAATTTTCACCTATTTTTATTACTTTTACTTAATTTAAAAGTAACATTTATAAGGAGCTCATTCTGTGGACTTGAATAAGTATCTTAATTTAAATAACGGTGATACAGATTTTTTACTTAAACTATTAAAAGATTATCAAAAAGTAGTCGATGAAAATAAAATTCTAAAAAATGCTCTAAAAAATTCACCTAAAAATAAAAAAGAAAATCTAAAACCTAACCCTAAATTTTGCTTAACTTCAAAAACTAGCAAACTAATTACAAAATGTATAAAACATCTAAAACAAACTGATCCAATATCTGGCTGGTTCGTACATCTACTTTCAATAAGTGGGTGTAGGGGCACTGAAATTCAAAAAGCAAAAATGGAAGATATTACCCAGTTATCAAGCAAAACTGGAGAAATTTATTACAATATAAAAGTAAATGTATCAAAAAAAAGAAGTATCGCTTGTATTAGAGAAATTGTCATTAGCTCTAAAGAGTACAATGCTATTCAAACAGCACATAAAAATCATTTCGAAGAAAAAAATATCGATACAAGGCGTACTTACCTTTTCCAAAAAACTAAACACAAGTTTAAAGACAATCAAATTAGTATTATCAATATTTCTAGAAAATTCAAAAATCTTCTTAAAAAATCGGGATTTAAAGCAAATAAATCTCTTCATTTATGTAGAATTTTATTTATTTTAAATTTGAAAACCAATGGTTATAATTCTTTTCAAATTAAAGAACTTATGAAATACTCTTCAACTCATGAAATTGATAATATCTACGAACTCTCTTCTGCAAACAAAATTCAAGCTTATAAATGTATAAAAAATAGTTTAAACTATAGTACAAACTATCTAAACTTAAAGATACGTTTTAAAGTTACCTTAAATTCTTTTCCACGTGGTTTTAAATCAAGTGAATCATATAATATTTCTTGTTCTTTTGTAGCAATAAAGTGAAATCCATTAACACCCTTAATTTTAACCTCGCTAATTTCAAACTCATTTGAAGATCCAAAATAACTAGAAGTTTCATATCTTGCGATACTCCTAATATATCCTAGTCCTAAAAACCTGTAATATGCTGCATTTATATCAAAAGCATTAAATTCGAGTTTCTTAAATAAGCTTGTATAGTAATGCAAACACAAAAAATAAGCGGCCCCACTTTTGTATCTCTACGAGCAAACCCTTATTACTTTGTTTTATTTTACCAATAATCATTGATTAACCTCCTATGTTAAATTATTTTTTTAATTTTTTAGTTTTAGTGCACCCATTCACATGGGGACACTATTTGCATACACTATATTGCTCATATTGCTCAGCAATAACACTTTGCTACTTATTGTTATAAGTCCTTTAAATCTATCTGCTATTGCTCTTTTCTTAGGATAATAGTTAAACACAAATTGTTTAAATCTGTAATTCACATGATTAATTAGTGAATATTTATCCAAAATATCATCAATTTTAATTTTTAGCAGTTCTTTTATAGGCTTTTCTCTTTTTTTGTTTTCATTTTAAATTTTGTTCAGTTCTACTTTTAAATTTTTAATTTCAAAAAAAGAACACTCAAGATTTATGGTAGACTGTTCGGTTTTAATCTCAAGATCTATACAATTAACATATTCTACAAATTCTTTTACCCAATTAAACTCAACTCCAACTCTTCAACAAGCTTAATAAACGTATCACTATCAATATTATTTGATATTACTAAATTAACATCATTTTTTTTAACAATTTAGTTTCTTAAATTGCAAACTTCTTATTCACATTTCCTAACAAATTCAAGCACTTTTGATATTAAAGAATCATTTCTTTTTATCTTACAATTAACCGGTGCAGCGTCTATTAAAAAAGAATAAATTGTAATGCTCAAGCCCAGTACATGACAACTGCATTTGTGCTTGCACATAGTATTTAAAAAAATATTTACTGATTAAAAAATTGCCATTTATACTGTACTCTTCAATGACGCTACTCATATAATTAGAATCGCTACTCTTAATCTCTAAAAGTTCTAAATCACCATTATTATTAAACCACCCATCAATTGTTGAACCCACTAAACTTTCAAAGTTACCCATTTTTTTAAATAATTATATTTATCAACACCATTGGCATATTTGTTTTTATACAAAACAGTAATATTATCACCGTGTGCCTTAACAAACTCTCTAAATCCTAAATTTTCTAATTCTTTACCTTTTAACATGTATAAATTCTCTTCAAAAGGCATGCTCATGCCAAAAAAAATATTTGAGCACTCTATTTACCATTAAGTCTTTTATCCAGCACCTCCAATTAAAACAGTGTCTACTTCACTAGCGCCATATTTATCTAGTTTGTTTCTTTGCTCACTAAAATTAAGATTTTTGTTAAATCTAAAACATTCTTTACTGCTTATTCCTGGTAATTTCTTGCCTATCTTACTTAATTTACTTTTTTCTTTAATTGGAAAAGATTTTTTTTAAATACTTCGCAGCCAATAAAGCTTCGTTGCTCAACATGCATTTTGGATTCTCCATTTATCTTGTTATTTACATTTTCTTGTTGATTTTTTTCTATGTTTGACATAATCGTCAACCTCCTGAAATTAGATTTATAAATAATTATATAGCAAAAACTATTTTTGTCAACTTTTAAAAAATAATAGGACTTTACTAAAAGCTCTTATTAAAAGCTTAATAAAACCCAGAGTTTAGGCTAATTTATTTAAAAAAATAAAAATTAAATATTTTTCAATTTATGATTAAAATCAATTTATAAAAGAGCAAAAATAAAATGTTATTATTTAAAAAATAAGCTTATACTACTTTGATATTTTGAAAAATTTTAATTATTCTCAATTAAAGAAATATTTATTGAATATAGAGTAAATAATTGGAGCAAGTGTTATTCCCGCTATTAGCATTACTTGTATTGTTCTATTACTTGCATTAAGTTCATTTTTTAAACTAGATATATCCTTTTGTAGGGTCTTTTCTACACCATCTATCTTGGCATTTACACTATCTATTTTCGCATTAAGCTCGTTTTTTATACTATCTATTTTAGTATTAAGTTCGTTTTTTACACTATCTATTTTAGTATCTAATCCAGATATATCTTTTTGAAAATTCTTTTCTACATTAATTATTTGTTGTTCTAAAGAATTCATTTTCTCTTTTATAACTTCAAAGTTGTAATTATCATTATGAAGAAAAACAAAATCTATTGCCTCCTCACTAAACCCCATATTTAAAAATTCATTTTTTATACTTTCTATATTGTATGTCCTATACGCTAAATTATTCATAAAGTCCCCATATTATCCTTTTAATTGTTTATACTTCTTTAAAAGTTTATTAATCAAATCTTTTTGATTTTCAAAAATCTCATGCATCATAAAACCTGTAAATTTGACATTACTCTTATAAAAATCGTAACTTTCTTTAGTTTTAAGTTGAAATCTTAACGGTTTTATTGAATTTTGTTTAGATTTTTTTAAACCACTTGGTGATTCTCTTAAAACCGCAATTGCTTTTGAAACGCCATTCTCTATTACATAAACTTCTTCTAAAATACCCTCTTGAATTGCATTCGCTATTTTTAAATAATCATACGCTTGGCTCCTTGCTAAGTGATAATCCTTGATAAAATCTTCAAATGTTCTATATCCATCTAATTTATAGTATTCGTTATCTTTTATCTCTTTTAATATCTTGATAACTTCCATTTTATAATAGATTTCTTGCTGGAAACTAGATTTTAATCTTTGCTTTAAATTTTTATATCGTTCTTCTGATTCATTTAACACCTCTAAGTTTTTTTTGTTTACTACTATATCCATGTATGGACTCCTTTTATTTAAAATAATAACCATGTCCAATTATCTGGACATGGTTATTATTTTAAACCTGCTTAATATATTTTTATACTCCAACATGTAATCTTTATCTAAGTTAAATAAATCGTCCTTTGCTATCTTTTTGTTTAAATCTTCCCTTTCCGAAACTAAGCCTAAAAAATTTTTATTATCTTTAAGCGAATTAAACAGTATCTTATGAGTATTATTTTTTTTAAATCTAGTTATTATTAAAAAAATTGGAATATCAATAGCTAAATCACTAATTGAAAACTTTAAAAGCTCCAAACTCTCAACTGCCCATTTTTCTGCTGTTATTGGGACTATTACATAATCACTACATACCAATGCATTAGTTAATGTATAATCTAAGCTGGGATTTGTGTCAATTATTATGTAATCATAGTTAAATTTCAAATTTAATAGCTGTTTCTGCAGCTTAATTTCCTTAAATGTTATAGCCTCTTTATTAAATTTGTGTAAACTTAGATAACTAGGTATTAAGCCTAAATTGTTATTAATATTTACAATTGAATTGTCAATTAATATATTTCCTTTTAAAACCTCATATATATTTTTTTCAAGTAAATCAAATTTACTTTCCATTATTTTTTTATAGAAATAACTAGTAACTGATGCTTGTGTATCCATATCAATTAAGAGAACTTTACAGTCATTGGCCAAAAGAGTTGCAAATATAATTGCACTTGTGCTTTTACCAACACCGCCCTTAATTGACGCAATTGTTATTATTTCAAGTTTTTTATTATCCATTTTGTAAGTGGTCCTTGTTCGGAATATTTTTTCCCATAAAATTCATATACTTGTTTTTCTAAATCTGTAAACATACTAAATAATATTTTATTGTAGTGGTTATTCATTCTCTCTTTGTCTAGAAAGCGATATAATCCCTTGAAATAGAAAAAAACACTACCTGCTTTAAATCTAACTTCCATATAATATGTCATTGCAAATCCATAAGATTTTCTAATTCCTTTTGCTTCATACTTTACAAAAGCTTTTTTAATTGGTTTTCTAAATCCATAAAAAATTCCAATAAACTTGTCCCCTTCTTTTATAGAGTACAAGTGGGTTTCTTGAACAATTCTTTCTCCATTATGTAAGGCCCTTAATGACATTTAAAACTTATGTTTTTTCTCATAAACTCCAAATTTGTATAAATCCATCATTATTTTTGCATGGTACATTGCTTTGCCATTCTCTTTTTCAATTTTTATAAATCTATCTTTATTTTGGCATTCAACTTTTTTTGTAGGTTCATCTGCGGTTTCCATGTTTAATCCTTACACAACCTTTTTGCTAAATTCTTTTAACTTTAAAGAAGTTTTTTCATTTTCTATTATTTCTAATAATTCATAATAATATTTATCGAATACTTTATTATATTCTAATTTCTTTTTGACATTTAAATAGTCTTTTAGAATTGGTTTTAAAACTTCAATTTCTGTAGTATTTTTTAGCCGCTCAATAAGAATATTAAAAATGTTTATCTTTATATGTTCGTAATTTTTTTGTGAATTTTCTTTTTTTATTTCAATTATTTTTTCTAACTTACGTTTTATGTTGTGTAAGTCTCTATATTTTTGATTTTCAATTATAAAATGGGGTTTTAATTTGTAATTTTCATATATTTTTTGAAAATTTTTTTTCAATTGTTCATAATTATATCCTTTTTTTTTTAATTCTTTTTGAATATTTATAAGTATTTCTTTCAATTTATTTTGCTTATTTTCAAAGAGCGGTTGATTTAAATCATTGTTTTTATTCTTTATTAGGCTGATTTCAATTTTTTTTATTGTTTTGAATATTTCAATCATAGTGTCTTGATTTAAATTTAAATTCAAAAGTGAGAGAGATTTTTTAGATAAAAATCTGCATTTATTATAATAGTTTATTATTTGAAACTTTTCTATCTGTTTATTTCTTTCTTCTTCTTCTATATTATTATTTTTATTACTTAAACACTCCTCCAAATTTACACTCCCCCTTAAAGGGAATTTGCCTAAATAGTGGTTGTCAACCCTTTTTTTAAATCTTGAGTGTTTTTTTTCTTTAAAGTATTGGTTTATCTTTTGGTAACACTCTTTTTTAGAAAAATTAAGTTTATAGTAAATTTCAGTACCACAATTTACTCCCAAGTGTTTGTGGTAGTTAGATGTGACTTTTAATTCTTTTTCTAATTTGTAAAGATATTTTTGCAATGTCTTTAACTTAATGGGATTTTGACCATTTCTTTTTAGATTTTTATTGAAGTAATAGAGTATGTTGCTTTGAGTATATTTTTGATATTTACTGTTTATGTACTTTAGTGTTGAGATAAGAACAATTAATTTGCGTTGGTGTTTGTTTTTGCAATTTGGACTTTTTTTATTGGTTGATATTGACATAATCGTCAACCTCCTGAGATTAGATTTATAATAATTACTATTATAATGCATAATTTTGATTTAAAAGTAAATATTTTCCTAAAAAATATCTAACTCTAATTATTAATATTAATACACTTTTTGTAATTTGGTAAAGATAAATTGATTTTAATTCTAAATTGGGCTACACTACAAATAGCGTAGTTGTGTAAGTATTGACATTTGCACCTACCTGAATTAGATAATTTGCAAAGAATAAAAATACAGTGGGATCTTAGCGAAATTCTTTATAAAGAGAGTTTGGTTAAGGCCCACTTTTTTTTGCAAAAATTTTTGTTAAAAAGTTGACAAAAATAGTTTTTGCCATATAATTATTTATAAATCTAATCTCAGGAGGTTGACGATTATGTCAAACACAAATAATATTTAAGCAGAAATTAAATTCTTAAATGATATGGACACTCTAATTATGAATTTACCAGGTATTGACAAAAGTCTTCAGGGACATAAGTATAAGTATCAGAATTTCAATGAAATAGTTAGAGAAATTAAAAACGTTATTAAAAAGCATAATTTGGATCTTTGTTTATGGCAATATCCAACTTCTAAAATTGTAGATGGTCAAAAGGAGCACATTATTAGGACCACATTTTTTAGTAAAAGTACTGGATATAGAAAATCATTTGATACACCAATTCTTACAGAAAATTCACAATACAATAATGAAAATGGGTTTAAAGTTACAAATACAGTGTATTAGCTGCTTAGTTCAACTATTACTTATGTCAAAAGGTACGCATTGGTTTCATTTCTCATGATAGAAA
This sequence is a window from Borreliella valaisiana VS116. Protein-coding genes within it:
- a CDS encoding plasmid maintenance protein translates to MSISTNKKSPNCKNKHQRKLIVLISTLKYINSKYQKYTQSNILYYFNKNLKRNGQNPIKLKTLQKYLYKLEKELKVTSNYHKHLGVNCGTEIYYKLNFSKKECYQKINQYFKEKKHSRFKKRVDNHYLGKFPLRGSVNLEECLSNKNNNIEEEERNKQIEKFQIINYYNKCRFLSKKSLSLLNLNLNQDTMIEIFKTIKKIEISLIKNKNNDLNQPLFENKQNKLKEILINIQKELKKKGYNYEQLKKNFQKIYENYKLKPHFIIENQKYRDLHNIKRKLEKIIEIKKENSQKNYEHIKINIFNILIERLKNTTEIEVLKPILKDYLNVKKKLEYNKVFDKYYYELLEIIENEKTSLKLKEFSKKVV